Proteins encoded by one window of Nicotiana tabacum cultivar K326 chromosome 10, ASM71507v2, whole genome shotgun sequence:
- the LOC107766596 gene encoding chaperone protein dnaJ 11, chloroplastic-like encodes MVQSLALPAGISFSFALQNTSTSTAGFSDRRVLFLRKNTRRASIYAAAVAEAPPALKRRTPASLYEVLRVKENASAKEIKAAYRNLAKLYHPDAASRPEESSDDRHFIEIHDAYVTLSDPVSRALYDVKLSAVSPRRGFGSSDDGVRIYGSEFYPARRWETDQCW; translated from the coding sequence ATGGTTCAATCCCTAGCCCTACCTGCCGGAATTTCCTTCTCTTTTGCTCTTCAGAATACTTCTACTTCCACCGCCGGCTTCTCCGATCGTCGTGTCTTATTTCTCCGAAAGAATACACGCAGAGCATCGATATATGCTGCCGCCGTTGCGGAGGCTCCACCGGCATTGAAGAGGAGAACACCGGCGAGTCTTTACGAGGTGCTAAGGGTAAAAGAAAATGCATCAGCGAAAGAGATTAAGGCAGCTTACCGGAATTTGGCTAAGCTATACCATCCCGACGCTGCCTCTCGGCCGGAGGAATCTTCCGACGACCGGCATTTCATTGAGATACACGACGCTTACGTGACGCTATCTGATCCTGTGTCTAGGGCTCTATACGACGTGAAGTTAAGCGCGGTCTCCCCTCGACGAGGTTTTGGGAGCTCCGACGACGGAGTTCGGATCTATGGGTCTGAGTTTTACCCGGCCCGAAGATGGGAAACGGATCAGTGTTGGTGA
- the LOC107766597 gene encoding chaperone protein dnaJ 11, chloroplastic, whose translation MVQSLTLISPTSFPFSVHNSSSSAAAFGISYIGKNTKRLSICASAVAEAPPALERTRPASLYEVLRVKRDASAKEIKAAYRNLAKLYHPDAASLPEESSDGLNFIEIHDAYATLSDPSSRALYDLKLSVGSRRRGFGHSSNGYRISRSEFYPTRRWETDQCW comes from the coding sequence ATGGTCCAATCCCTAACCCTAATTTCcccaacttcctttcccttttccgTTCATAACTCCTCCTCTTCCGCCGCCGCATTTGGAATTTCGTACATTGGGAAGAATACTAAGAGATTATCGATATGTGCTTCCGCCGTTGCCGAGGCTCCGCCGGCGTTGGAGAGGACAAGACCGGCGAGTCTCTATGAGGTGTTAAGGGTTAAAAGAGATGCTTCAGCGAAAGAGATTAAGGCTGCTTACCGGAATTTGGCTAAACTGTACCATCCCGATGCTGCTTCTCTGCCGGAGGAATCTTCCGACGGCCTGAATTTCATTGAGATTCACGACGCTTATGCCACGCTCTCTGATCCTTCTTCCAGGGCGCTGTACGATCTCAAGTTAAGCGTAGGCTCTCGTCGGCGAGGTTTTGGGCACTCTTCCAATGGATATCGTATCAGTAGGTCGGAGTTTTATCCGACCCGGAGATGGGAAACGGATCAATGCTGGTGA
- the LOC107766595 gene encoding enhancer of mRNA-decapping protein 4 isoform X1 has product MASSPGNPNQPGGSGPFDMHKFYKPNPNSPNPNPNQNPNLISSPFPPPNASYPPPTVAGAGAGGVYPYPPQTTAAPFHHHHPQFNHPHLAPQYTTPLPQHDTTQFAHQQRSMSFPTPPLQPPPPQPTSPHQFPNPNPGARLMALLSAPPSTLEIPPIQLTTSGSELSEFSSGPNVPGAGPMRMASSKLPKGRHLNGDHIVYDIDVKLPSEVQPQLEVTPITKYGSDPGLVLGRQIAVNKTYICYGLKLGAIRVLNINTALRSLLKGLAQRVTDMAFFAEDVHLLASASIDGRVYIWKITEGPDEEDKPQITGKIVIAVQIVGEGESVHPRVCWHCHKQEILVVGIGRRILKIDTTKVGKGSVFSAEEPLRCPVDKLVDGVQLVGTHDREVTDLSMCQWMTTRLVSASVDGTIKIWEDRKPLPIAVLRPHDGHPVNSVTFLAAPHRPDHIVLITGGPLNREVKIWASASEEGWLLPSDAESWRCTQTLELKSSAEAQAGEAFFNQVVALSQAGLLLLANAKKNAIYAVHLEYGPNPVATRMDYIAGFTVTMPILSFTGTSDLLPNGEQIVQVYCVQTQAIQQYALDLSQCLPPPTENVVFERTESGVSRDAASIEGSAPADPPRSKQQELPLSSSAPKSSVHESGFEISPTARHPSTAPTESAPSQELASSIIETKSSTFPTVTSDSDIAPIASPPPPLSPTLSRKLSGFRGPSNSFERGTSDNEQVGDPKVVEYSVDRQKEGTTPNVSDVTSLDDEPKNDESKQSQNDVPSGISPPVKFKHPTHLVTPSEILMARSSSEVNIVNEQKSESELNIQDVVINNDARNVEVDVKVVGEAIFSQKTDVGSQEELHSFVSENKEKAFCSQASDLGIEMARECRALSPETYTVEESRQFDGAGRSEGPSQPSSTLEEDRDSAKETSEKDLDSTMSVTVHQAPAPTAKGKKQKGRNTQVSGPSSSSPSVFNSTDSLNESGLSSSTPSVEAAFSQILSMREMLNQLLTMQKDTQKQMEMMVAVPVTKEGRRLEAALGRSMEKSVKANSDALWARLQEECAKQEKSLRDRTQQMANLISNCLNKDMPGLIEKLMKKELAAVGQAVARSITPTIEKTVSVAISEAFQRGVGDKAVNQLEKAVNSKLEATVARQIQAQFQTSGKQALQETLKSTLEASVIPAFEMSCKAMFEQVDLTFQKGIADHSAAAQQQFESVHSPLALALRDAINSASSMTQTLSGELADSQRKLLALAVSGANPQSANPLVSHMNNGSLLHEKIETPPDPTKELSRLLAEHKYEEAFTAALQRSDVSIVSWLCSQVDLPGILSLNPLSLSQGVLLSLLQQLACDISKETVQKLSWMRDVLTAINPTDPMIAVHVRPIFEQVYQILHHRRSIATTPAAELSNIRLILHVINSMLMSK; this is encoded by the exons ATGGCTTCTTCTCCTGGCAATCCAAACCAGCCAGGTGGTTCAGGACCATTCGATATGCACAAATTCTACAAGCCAAACCCTAATTCACCAAACCCTAATCCCAATCAAAACCCTAATTTAATTTCCTCCCCTTTCCCACCTCCTAACGCTTCTTACCCTCCACCCACCGTCGCCGGCGCCGGTGCCGGAGGTGTGTACCCGTATCCACCTCAAACGACAGCAGCCCCATTTCACCATCACCACCCTCAATTCAATCACCCCCACCTAGCCCCCCAATACACCACCCCACTACCTCAACATGATACCACCCAGTTTGCTCATCAGCAAAGATCCATGTCTTTCCCCACCCCCCCTCTTCAACCACCCCCACCCCAACCTACTAGTCCTCACCAATTCCCTAACCCGAACCCTGGTGCTAGGCTTATGGCTTTGTTGAGTGCTCCCCCTTCTACTCTTGAAATCCCTCCTATACAACTTACCACTTCTGGGTCAGAGCTCTCTGAATTTTCCTCTGGCCCAAATGTCCCGGGCGCGGGACCTATGAGAATGGCGAGCAGCAAGTTGCCTAAAGGCCGGCATTTGAATGGTGATCACATTGTGTATGATATTGATGTTAAGTTGCCCAGTGAGGTGCAGCCTCAGCTCGAGGTTACTCCTATTACAAAGTATGGGTCGGATCCGGGTCTTGTATTGGGTCGGCAGATTGCAGTTAACAAAACTTACATATGTTATGGATTGAAATTGGGGGCTATACGGGTTCTTAACATTAATACTGCCTTGAGATCGTTGCTTAAAGGCCTTGCGCAG AGGGTCACAGACATGGCTTTCTTTGCAGAGGATGTTCATCTCTTGGCTAG TGCGAGTATTGATGGCCGGGTTTATATATGGAAAATTACCGAAGGACCAGATGAAGAAGATAAGCCACAAATTACAGGAAAGATTGTCATTGCTGTTCAAATTGTGGGTGAAGGGGAATCTGTGCACCCACGTGTTTGTTGGCATTGTCATAAACAA GAAATTCTCGTGGTTGGAATCGGGAGACGCATTTTGAAAATTGATACCACTAAAgtgggaaaaggttcagtttttTCAGCTGAGGAACCTCTCAGGTGTCCTGTTGACAAGTTGGTTGATGGGGTACAACTTGTTGGTACCCACGATAGAGAAGTGACTGATTTATCTATGTGCCAGTGGATGACCACGCGTTTGGTATCTGCTTCAGTGGATGGCACG ATAAAGATATGGGAAGACCGGAAGCCCCTTCCTATAGCAGTTCTCAGGCCTCATGATGGTCACCCTGTTAATTCTGTTACCTTCTTGGCTGCTCCACACCGTCCAGATCACATCGTACTCATCACTGGG GGTCCTCTTAATCGGGAGGTAAAGATATGGGCTTCAGCAAGTGAAGAAGGCTGGTTGCTTCCTAGTGATGCTGAGTCATGGCGCTGTACACAGACATTGGAGCTGAAGAGTTCAGCTGAAGCTCAAGCTGGAGAGGCATTTTTTAACCAAGTTGTAGCCTTATCTCAAGCAGGTTTACTTCTACTAGCAAACGCAAAAAAGAATGCTATATATGCTGTGCATCTGGAGTATGGCCCAAACCCGGTGGCAACCCGGATGGATTACATAGCAGGATTTACAGTTACCATGCCAATTTTGAGTTTCACTGGGACGAGTGATCTATTGCCCAATGGTGAACAGATTGTTCAGGTGTATTGTGTACAGACGCAGGCCATTCAGCAGTATGCTTTGGACTTATCCCAATGCTTGCCACCTCCAACAGAGAATGTGGTTTTCGAAAGGACGGAATCCGGTGTTTCCCGTGATGCTGCTAGCATTGAAGGATCTGCTCCTGCTGACCCCCCTAGAAGTAAACAGCAGGAGCTTCCTTTATCTAGTTCTGCACCCAAATCATCTGTACATGAAAGTGGCTTTGAGATATCACCAACAGCTAGACATCCTAGTACTGCACCTACTGAATCGGCCCCCTCTCAAGAATTAGCTTCCTCCATTATAGAAACTAAATCGTCTACTTTTCCCACTGTAACTAGTGATAGTGACATTGCCCCCATTGCATCACCTCCGCCTCCTTTGAGTCCTACATTGTCTCGAAAACTATCTGGTTTTAGAGGTCCATCAAACAGCTTTGAGCGTGGCACCTCTGATAATGAGCAAGTTGGGGATCCAAAAGTTGTTGAATATTCAGTTGATCGGCAAAAGGAGGGCACAACTCCAAATGTGTCTGATGTTACTTCCTTGGATGATGAACCTAAAAATGATGAATCTAAACAGTCACAGAATGATGTTCCCTCAGGTATCAGTCCTCCTGTTAAGTTCAAGCACCCAACTCATTTGGTGACTCCTTCAGAAATATTGATGGCTAGATCATCCTCTGAGGTTAACATTGTTAACGAGCAGAAAAGTGAGTCAGAATTGAATATCCAGGATGTTGTAATTAACAATGACGCCCgtaatgttgaggtggatgttaAAGTTGTTGGTGAAGCAATATTCAGTCAGAAAACTGATGTTGGCTCTCAAGAAGAACTTCATTCTTTTGTGTCAGAAAATAAGGAGAAAGCCTTTTGCTCTCAAGCATCTGATCTTGGAATAGAAATGGCTCGAGAATGTCGCGCTTTATCTCCTGAAACCTATACTGTGGAGGAATCTAGGCAGTTTGATGGGGCTGGTAGAAGTGAGGGACCGTCGCAACCTTCAAGTACACTGGAGGAAGATCGTGACTCTGCAAAGGAGACCTCTGAAAAGGATCTGGACTCAACAATGTCGGTCACTGTTCATCAAGCACCAGCTCCCACTGCAAAAGGGAAAAAGCAGAAGGGGAGGAATACTCAAGTATCTGGGCCGTCATCATCATCGCCTAGTGTTTTCAATTCAACAGATTCTTTAAATGAGTCTGGTCTCAGCTCAAGTACCCCTTCTGTGGAAGCTGCTTTCTCACAAATTCTGTCCATGCGTGAGATgctaaatcag CTTCTGACTATGCAAAAAGATACACAAAAGCAGATGGAAATGATGGTTGCTGTCCCAGTGACCAAAGAAGGAAGAAGACTTGAGGCTGCCCTGGGACGGAGCATGGAAAAATCTGTCAAGGCCAATTCTGATGCTTTATGGGCTCGTTTACAAGAAGAGTGTGCAAAACAGGAGAAGTCTCTTCGTGATCGTACACAACAAATGGCGAATTTGATCTCTAACTGCTTAAACAAGGACATGCCAGGGCTGATTGAAAAATTAATGAAGAAAGAACTAGCAGCTGTTGGACAAGCTGTGGCACGCAGTATTACCCCTACCATTGAGAAAACTGTATCAGTTGCAATTTCAGAAGCATTCCAG AGAGGAGTTGGTGACAAGGCAGTGAACCAACTGGAGAAAGCAGTAAACTCCAAACTTGAAGCTACTGTAGCTAGACAAATCCAAGCACAATTCCAGACCTCTGGCAAGCAAGCTCTGCAG GAAACACTGAAATCTACTTTGGAAGCTTCAGTGATCCCTGCCTTCGAGATGTCATGCAAGGCAATGTTTGAGCAAGTAGATTTAACATTCCAGAAAGGCATTGCTGACCACTCGGCTGCTGCGCAACAGCAATTTGAGTCCGTGCATTCCCCGTTGGCACTTGCTCTAAGA gaTGCCATAAATTCAGCGTCGTCAATGACTCAGACATTGAGCGGAGAGCTGGCTGATAGTCAGAGAAAGTTGCTTGCTCTCGCAGTTTCTGGAGCAAATCCCCAGTCAGCAAATCCGCTGGTTAGCCACATGAATAATGGATCATTGCTGCATGAGAAG ATTGAGACACCTCCAGATCCAACCAAAGAGTTATCTAGACTGTTAGCGGAGCACAAGTATGAGGAAGCATTCACTGCAGCGTTACAAAGAAGTGACGTATCAATTGTCTCGTGGTTATGCTCTCAG GTTGATTTGCCAGGGATTTTGTCCTTGAATCCTCTCTCTCTGAGTCAAGGAGTGCTCCTTTCACTTCTTCAGCAGTTGGCGTGTGATATTAGCAAAGAGACGGTCCAAAAACTATCCTGGATGAGGGATGTGTTGACTGCCATAAATCCAACTGACCCGATGATCGCAGTGCATGTGCGGCCCATTTTTGAGCAAGTATATCAAATATTACACCACCGCAGAAGTATTGCTACAACCCCCGCTGCTGAACTTTCAAACATTCGGCTGATTTTGCATGTAATCAATTCGATGTTGATGAGTAAATGA
- the LOC107766595 gene encoding enhancer of mRNA-decapping protein 4 isoform X2: MASSPGNPNQPGGSGPFDMHKFYKPNPNSPNPNPNQNPNLISSPFPPPNASYPPPTVAGAGAGGVYPYPPQTTAAPFHHHHPQFNHPHLAPQYTTPLPQHDTTQFAHQQRSMSFPTPPLQPPPPQPTSPHQFPNPNPGARLMALLSAPPSTLEIPPIQLTTSGSELSEFSSGPNVPGAGPMRMASSKLPKGRHLNGDHIVYDIDVKLPSEVQPQLEVTPITKYGSDPGLVLGRQIAVNKTYICYGLKLGAIRVLNINTALRSLLKGLAQRVTDMAFFAEDVHLLASASIDGRVYIWKITEGPDEEDKPQITGKIVIAVQIVGEGESVHPRVCWHCHKQEILVVGIGRRILKIDTTKVGKGSVFSAEEPLRCPVDKLVDGVQLVGTHDREVTDLSMCQWMTTRLVSASVDGTIKIWEDRKPLPIAVLRPHDGHPVNSVTFLAAPHRPDHIVLITGGPLNREVKIWASASEEGWLLPSDAESWRCTQTLELKSSAEAQAGEAFFNQVVALSQAGLLLLANAKKNAIYAVHLEYGPNPVATRMDYIAGFTVTMPILSFTGTSDLLPNGEQIVQVYCVQTQAIQQYALDLSQCLPPPTENVVFERTESGVSRDAASIEGSAPADPPRSKQQELPLSSSAPKSSVHESGFEISPTARHPSTAPTESAPSQELASSIIETKSSTFPTVTSDSDIAPIASPPPPLSPTLSRKLSGFRGPSNSFERGTSDNEQVGDPKVVEYSVDRQKEGTTPNVSDVTSLDDEPKNDESKQSQNDVPSGISPPVKFKHPTHLVTPSEILMARSSSEVNIVNEQKSESELNIQDVVINNDARNVEVDVKVVGEAIFSQKTDVGSQEELHSFVSENKEKAFCSQASDLGIEMARECRALSPETYTVEESRQFDGAGRSEGPSQPSSTLEEDRDSAKETSEKDLDSTMSVTVHQAPAPTAKGKKQKGRNTQVSGPSSSSPSVFNSTDSLNESGLSSSTPSVEAAFSQILSMREMLNQLLTMQKDTQKQMEMMVAVPVTKEGRRLEAALGRSMEKSVKANSDALWARLQEECAKQEKSLRDRTQQMANLISNCLNKDMPGLIEKLMKKELAAVGQAVARSITPTIEKTVSVAISEAFQRGVGDKAVNQLEKAVNSKLEATVARQIQAQFQTSGKQALQETLKSTLEASVIPAFEMSCKAMFEQVDLTFQKGIADHSAAAQQQFESVHSPLALALRDAINSASSMTQTLSGELADSQRKLLALAVSGANPQSANPLVSHMNNGSLLHEKIETPPDPTKELSRLLAEHKYEEAFTAALQRSDVSIVSWLCSQVCCLHWHLLLIISWCLVPG, encoded by the exons ATGGCTTCTTCTCCTGGCAATCCAAACCAGCCAGGTGGTTCAGGACCATTCGATATGCACAAATTCTACAAGCCAAACCCTAATTCACCAAACCCTAATCCCAATCAAAACCCTAATTTAATTTCCTCCCCTTTCCCACCTCCTAACGCTTCTTACCCTCCACCCACCGTCGCCGGCGCCGGTGCCGGAGGTGTGTACCCGTATCCACCTCAAACGACAGCAGCCCCATTTCACCATCACCACCCTCAATTCAATCACCCCCACCTAGCCCCCCAATACACCACCCCACTACCTCAACATGATACCACCCAGTTTGCTCATCAGCAAAGATCCATGTCTTTCCCCACCCCCCCTCTTCAACCACCCCCACCCCAACCTACTAGTCCTCACCAATTCCCTAACCCGAACCCTGGTGCTAGGCTTATGGCTTTGTTGAGTGCTCCCCCTTCTACTCTTGAAATCCCTCCTATACAACTTACCACTTCTGGGTCAGAGCTCTCTGAATTTTCCTCTGGCCCAAATGTCCCGGGCGCGGGACCTATGAGAATGGCGAGCAGCAAGTTGCCTAAAGGCCGGCATTTGAATGGTGATCACATTGTGTATGATATTGATGTTAAGTTGCCCAGTGAGGTGCAGCCTCAGCTCGAGGTTACTCCTATTACAAAGTATGGGTCGGATCCGGGTCTTGTATTGGGTCGGCAGATTGCAGTTAACAAAACTTACATATGTTATGGATTGAAATTGGGGGCTATACGGGTTCTTAACATTAATACTGCCTTGAGATCGTTGCTTAAAGGCCTTGCGCAG AGGGTCACAGACATGGCTTTCTTTGCAGAGGATGTTCATCTCTTGGCTAG TGCGAGTATTGATGGCCGGGTTTATATATGGAAAATTACCGAAGGACCAGATGAAGAAGATAAGCCACAAATTACAGGAAAGATTGTCATTGCTGTTCAAATTGTGGGTGAAGGGGAATCTGTGCACCCACGTGTTTGTTGGCATTGTCATAAACAA GAAATTCTCGTGGTTGGAATCGGGAGACGCATTTTGAAAATTGATACCACTAAAgtgggaaaaggttcagtttttTCAGCTGAGGAACCTCTCAGGTGTCCTGTTGACAAGTTGGTTGATGGGGTACAACTTGTTGGTACCCACGATAGAGAAGTGACTGATTTATCTATGTGCCAGTGGATGACCACGCGTTTGGTATCTGCTTCAGTGGATGGCACG ATAAAGATATGGGAAGACCGGAAGCCCCTTCCTATAGCAGTTCTCAGGCCTCATGATGGTCACCCTGTTAATTCTGTTACCTTCTTGGCTGCTCCACACCGTCCAGATCACATCGTACTCATCACTGGG GGTCCTCTTAATCGGGAGGTAAAGATATGGGCTTCAGCAAGTGAAGAAGGCTGGTTGCTTCCTAGTGATGCTGAGTCATGGCGCTGTACACAGACATTGGAGCTGAAGAGTTCAGCTGAAGCTCAAGCTGGAGAGGCATTTTTTAACCAAGTTGTAGCCTTATCTCAAGCAGGTTTACTTCTACTAGCAAACGCAAAAAAGAATGCTATATATGCTGTGCATCTGGAGTATGGCCCAAACCCGGTGGCAACCCGGATGGATTACATAGCAGGATTTACAGTTACCATGCCAATTTTGAGTTTCACTGGGACGAGTGATCTATTGCCCAATGGTGAACAGATTGTTCAGGTGTATTGTGTACAGACGCAGGCCATTCAGCAGTATGCTTTGGACTTATCCCAATGCTTGCCACCTCCAACAGAGAATGTGGTTTTCGAAAGGACGGAATCCGGTGTTTCCCGTGATGCTGCTAGCATTGAAGGATCTGCTCCTGCTGACCCCCCTAGAAGTAAACAGCAGGAGCTTCCTTTATCTAGTTCTGCACCCAAATCATCTGTACATGAAAGTGGCTTTGAGATATCACCAACAGCTAGACATCCTAGTACTGCACCTACTGAATCGGCCCCCTCTCAAGAATTAGCTTCCTCCATTATAGAAACTAAATCGTCTACTTTTCCCACTGTAACTAGTGATAGTGACATTGCCCCCATTGCATCACCTCCGCCTCCTTTGAGTCCTACATTGTCTCGAAAACTATCTGGTTTTAGAGGTCCATCAAACAGCTTTGAGCGTGGCACCTCTGATAATGAGCAAGTTGGGGATCCAAAAGTTGTTGAATATTCAGTTGATCGGCAAAAGGAGGGCACAACTCCAAATGTGTCTGATGTTACTTCCTTGGATGATGAACCTAAAAATGATGAATCTAAACAGTCACAGAATGATGTTCCCTCAGGTATCAGTCCTCCTGTTAAGTTCAAGCACCCAACTCATTTGGTGACTCCTTCAGAAATATTGATGGCTAGATCATCCTCTGAGGTTAACATTGTTAACGAGCAGAAAAGTGAGTCAGAATTGAATATCCAGGATGTTGTAATTAACAATGACGCCCgtaatgttgaggtggatgttaAAGTTGTTGGTGAAGCAATATTCAGTCAGAAAACTGATGTTGGCTCTCAAGAAGAACTTCATTCTTTTGTGTCAGAAAATAAGGAGAAAGCCTTTTGCTCTCAAGCATCTGATCTTGGAATAGAAATGGCTCGAGAATGTCGCGCTTTATCTCCTGAAACCTATACTGTGGAGGAATCTAGGCAGTTTGATGGGGCTGGTAGAAGTGAGGGACCGTCGCAACCTTCAAGTACACTGGAGGAAGATCGTGACTCTGCAAAGGAGACCTCTGAAAAGGATCTGGACTCAACAATGTCGGTCACTGTTCATCAAGCACCAGCTCCCACTGCAAAAGGGAAAAAGCAGAAGGGGAGGAATACTCAAGTATCTGGGCCGTCATCATCATCGCCTAGTGTTTTCAATTCAACAGATTCTTTAAATGAGTCTGGTCTCAGCTCAAGTACCCCTTCTGTGGAAGCTGCTTTCTCACAAATTCTGTCCATGCGTGAGATgctaaatcag CTTCTGACTATGCAAAAAGATACACAAAAGCAGATGGAAATGATGGTTGCTGTCCCAGTGACCAAAGAAGGAAGAAGACTTGAGGCTGCCCTGGGACGGAGCATGGAAAAATCTGTCAAGGCCAATTCTGATGCTTTATGGGCTCGTTTACAAGAAGAGTGTGCAAAACAGGAGAAGTCTCTTCGTGATCGTACACAACAAATGGCGAATTTGATCTCTAACTGCTTAAACAAGGACATGCCAGGGCTGATTGAAAAATTAATGAAGAAAGAACTAGCAGCTGTTGGACAAGCTGTGGCACGCAGTATTACCCCTACCATTGAGAAAACTGTATCAGTTGCAATTTCAGAAGCATTCCAG AGAGGAGTTGGTGACAAGGCAGTGAACCAACTGGAGAAAGCAGTAAACTCCAAACTTGAAGCTACTGTAGCTAGACAAATCCAAGCACAATTCCAGACCTCTGGCAAGCAAGCTCTGCAG GAAACACTGAAATCTACTTTGGAAGCTTCAGTGATCCCTGCCTTCGAGATGTCATGCAAGGCAATGTTTGAGCAAGTAGATTTAACATTCCAGAAAGGCATTGCTGACCACTCGGCTGCTGCGCAACAGCAATTTGAGTCCGTGCATTCCCCGTTGGCACTTGCTCTAAGA gaTGCCATAAATTCAGCGTCGTCAATGACTCAGACATTGAGCGGAGAGCTGGCTGATAGTCAGAGAAAGTTGCTTGCTCTCGCAGTTTCTGGAGCAAATCCCCAGTCAGCAAATCCGCTGGTTAGCCACATGAATAATGGATCATTGCTGCATGAGAAG ATTGAGACACCTCCAGATCCAACCAAAGAGTTATCTAGACTGTTAGCGGAGCACAAGTATGAGGAAGCATTCACTGCAGCGTTACAAAGAAGTGACGTATCAATTGTCTCGTGGTTATGCTCTCAGGTATGCTGTTTACATTGGCATTTAC TCTTGATCATTTCTTGGTGTCTTGTACCAGGTTGA